CCCATGAACCCGATGTATATCCCTTCACCCTGCGACGCTCCACGACCCGTCCGCTCCGCGCTGGGCATGGCGATTCAGGCCGCCTTGCTGTGTTCGACCCTGGGCGTCACGCTCCTGCCTCTGAGCGTTCATGCCCAGCCCGAGGCTGCCAGCGCCATACGCAGCTATTCGGTGCCGGCAGCGCCCTTGGGAGAGGCCTTGAACCAGTTCGCCCGGCAGGCGGGCATTACGCTGTCCACGACTCCGACGCAGACGGCGGGCAAGCAATCGGCTGACCTGCAAGGCAGCTACTCGACCGACCAGGCCCTGCAACGGCTGCTGCAGGGCACCGGCCTGCAGGCCGTTTCTGCCGATGGCAGCCACTATGTCCTCAGCCAGCTGCAGGCCGATGCCCTGTCGCTGCCAGCCACGGACATCCGCGGCTTTACGCTGGGCAATGCATTGGGCAGTGCCGCTGGTTACAGCGCCACGCACAGCCAGGTGGCGACCAAGACCAGCACCAGCCTGCTGGAGACTTCGCAGTCGGTGTCGGTAGTGACCCGCGAGCAGATGGACGATCAGGGCTCGCAGAATGTCGCCGAAGCCATGCGCTACACCCCCGGCGTGCTGACCAATCCCTATGGTGCGACGCATCGCTACGACTACGTGGCGTTGCGCGGTTTCAACGATGGCTCGGTAGACAACATCTACCTCGACGGCCTGAAGTCGATGGGCGACAGCGGCACCTACAGCACCATGCAGGTAGACCCGTACTTCTTGGAGCGCATCGATGTCCTCAAGGGACCGTCGTCGGTGCTCTACGGCCGCAGTTCACCCGGTGGGCTGGTCGCGCTGACCAGCAAGAAGCCGCTTTACGAGGACTACCACCAGATCCAGGCGACGGTGGGTACTCAGGGCCAGCGCGGCCTGGGCTTTGACTTCAGTGGCCCGCTGGACGATGACAAGCGCATCGCCTATCGCCTGGTCGGGCTCACCGACCGTTCCGACACGCAGTTCGACCATGTCGAAGAAAAACGCTATGCGCTGGCACCGAGCCTGAGCATCGACTTCAGCGAAGACACCTCGCTGACCCTGCAGGCCTACCTGCAGCATGACCCGGAGGGCGGCTACCACGGCGGCGTGCCGGCCGATGGTGCGCTGCACCCGCGCAATGGCCAGCGCATCTCGGAGCACTTCTTCGACGGCGAGCCAGGGGTCGATCGCTACCGTCGCGATCAGCAGTCGTTCGGCTATCAGTTCGAACACCGCTTCAATGACGTCTTCACCGCGCGGCAGAACTTCCGCTACCTGGATTCGGACGTCGATAACCGTCAGGTCTACGCCTATGGCTATACCAGCCCCACCAGCAACGAGCTGAACCGCTATTACTCAAGCGGTCGCGAAAAGCTGCATTCGTTCATCGTCGACAACATGCTGCAGGCCGAATTCTTCACCGGTACGGCCAAGCACACGGCGCTGTTCGGCGCGGACTACCAGCGACGCAAGACCGTGGTGGACTGGACCAGCGGAGCGGCATCACCGCTCGATGCTTTCAATCCTGTGTATGGCAACAGTGAGATCAGTTACTACAGCCCGACGCGCTACCTGCGCCGCCTGGAACAGACCGGCGTGTACGCCCAGGATCTCGTCGAGCTGGATAGCTGGCGCTTCTCTCTGGGCCTGCGCCAGGACTGGGTGAAAAGCTCCGAAGAAAACCGCTTGGCCGAAGCCTCGCGGCCGCTGGGCACCCAGCGCGAGGACGACCGCACCAAGCTGACCGGGCGTGTGGGCGTGCTGTACCTGTTCGATAACGGCATCGCGCCGTACCTGAGCTATTCCGAGTCGTTCAATCCCAACTCCTATGCCGACGCCGACGGTAACCCGCTGGCACCGACCGACGGCAAGCAGTGGGAAGCCGGCATCAAGTATCAGCCACCGGGTACGGACAACCTGTTCACCGCTTCGGTGTTCCGGATCGACCAGGAGAACCTGGCTTCCAAGCTGCCGCAGGAGAACTTCTACCGGCCCGTGGGCGCTGTGCGTTCGCAGGGTGTGGAACTGGAGGCACACATGCAGCTGAGCGAGCGGTTCAAGTTGCTGGGCAGCTACAGCTTCACCGACATCGAATATTCCAAGTCGATGATCAGCACCTTGAGTTCGCCAGGCAATGTCATCGAGAACAAGGGCAACTCCCCCACCCAGGCACCTCGGCACATGGCCTCGTTGTGGGGTGATTACCGCTTCGACCAGGGTGCACTGGATGGCCTGCGCGTGGGTGCCGGCGTGCGTTATGTGGGTTACAGCTGGGTTGACGCCGAGAACACCATGAAGGTGCCGTCCTATACGCTGTTCGATGCCTCGCTGGGCTATGACTTGGGCAAGGTCGGACTCAAGGGTGTGGATGTGCGGCTCAACGCCAATAATCTCACCAACGAAAGCTACATCGCGTCCTGTGCCAGCCTGAGCTACTGCTACATGGGCGAAGAGCGCAACGTCAGCGCGACGGTCAGCTATGAGTTCTGATTGATGGCGTGATCTGCAGCCGGCCCTGGCGACAGAGGCCGGCTTTTTAACGGCCAGAAAAGACAAAACCCCTGACCGCGGTGCGATCAGGGGTTTCGGAATTGAATCTTGACGATGACCTACTCTCACATGGGGAAGCCCCACACTACCATCGGCGATGCACCGTTTCACTGCTGAGTTCGGGATGGGATCAGGTGGTTCCAGCGCTCTATGGTCGTCAAGAAATTCTGTAGCTCGGCCCGTCGAGGACGTGCCAGCGAAGTCGAATATCTCTACTTAAAAGCAAAACCCCTGACCGCAGAGCGATCAGGGGTTTTGGTGTTTAATCTTGACGATGACCTACTCTCACATGGGGAAGCCCCACACTACCATCGGCGATGTGTCGTTTCACTGCTGAGTTCGGGATGGGATCAGGTGGTTCCAACACTCTATGGTCGTCAAGAAATTCGGTGGCCGGCGCGCCTTGCGGCGTTCCAGCAAATTCGGTTGTGAAACAAGCGGCAGTTTGTTTTCCAGCTTTCGGCTGTTGCGTCTTCACACACCGCCACTGCGGTGCAGATGGCTTGGGTGTTATATGGTCAAGCCTCACGGGCAATTAGTATGGGTTAGCTCAACGCCTCACAGCGCTTACACACCCCACCTATCAACGTCGTAGTCTTCGACGGCCCTTTAGGGGATTCAAGATCCCAGTGAGATCTCATCTTGAGGCGAGTTTCCCGCTTAGATGCTTTCAGCGGTTATCTCTTCCGAACATAGCTACCCGGCAGTGCCACTGGCGTGACAACCGGAACACCAGAGGTTCGTCCACTCCGGTCCTCTCGTACTAGGAGCAGCCCCTCTCAAATCTCAAACGTCCACGGCAGATAGGGACCGAACTGTCTCACGACGTTCTAAACCCAGCTCGCGTACCACTTTAAATGGCGAACAGCCATACCCTTGGGACCGGCTTCAGCCCCAGGATGTGATGAGCCGACATCGAGGTGCCAAACACCGCCGTCGATATGAACTCTTGGGCGGTATCAGCCTGTTATCCCCGGAGTACCTTTTATCCGTTGAGCGATGGCCCTTCCATACAGAACCACCGGATCACTAAGACCTACTTTCGTACCTGCTCGACGTGTGGGTCTCGCAGTCAAGCGCGCTTTTGCCTTTATACTCTGCGACCGATTTCCGACCGGTCTGAGCGCACCTTCGTACTCCTCCGTTACTCTTTGGGAGGAGACCGCCCCAGTCAAACTACCCACCATACACTGTCCTCGATCCGGATAACGGACCTGAGTTAGAACCTCAAAGTTGCCAGGGTGGTATTTCAAGGATGGCTCCACGCAGACTGGCGTCCACGCTTCACAGCCTCCCACCTATCCTACACAAGCAAGTTCAAAGTCCAGTGCAAAGCTATAGTAAAGGTTCACGGGGTCTTTCCGTCTAGCCGCGGATACACTGCATCTTCACAGCGATTTCAATTTCACTGAGTCTCGGGTGGAGACAGCGCCGCCATCGTTACGCCATTCGTGCAGGTCGGAACTTACCCGACAAGGAATTTCGCTACCTTAGGACCGTTATAGTTACGGCCGCCGTTTACCGGGGCTTCGATCAAGAGCTTCGCTTGCGCTAACCCCATCAATTAACCTTCCGGCACCGGGCAGGCGTCACACCCTATACGTCCACTTTCGTGTTTGCAGAGTGCTGTGTTTTTAATAAACAGTCGCAGCGGCCTGGTATCTTCGACCGGCATGGGCTTACGGAGCAAGTCCTTCACCCTCACCGGCGCACCTTCTCCCGAAGTTACGGTGCCATTTTGCCTAGTTCCTTCACCCGAGTTCTCTCAAGCGCCTTGGTATTCTCTACCTAACCACCTGTGTCGGTTTGGGGTACGGTTCCCGATTATCTGAAGCTTAGGAGCTTTTCCTGGAAGCATGGCATCAACCACTTCGCGTTCTAAGAACGCTCGTCATCAGCTCTCGGCCTTGGGATCCCGGATTTGCCTAAGATCCCAGCCTACCACCTTAAACCTGGACAACCAACGCCAGGCTGGCCTAGCCTTCTCCGTCCCTCCATCGCAATAACCGGAAGTACAGGAATATTAACCTGTTTTCCATCGACTACGCTTTTCAGCCTCGCCTTAGGGACCGACTAACCCTGCGTCGATTAACGTTGCGCAGGAAACCTTGGTCTTTCGGCGTGGGAGTTTTTCACTCCCATTGTCGTTACTCATGTCAGCATTCGCACTTCTGATACCTCCAGCAAGCTTCTCAACTCACCTTCACAGGCTTACAGAACGCTCCTCTACCGCGTCATCAAAGATGACACCCGTAGCTTCGGTGCATGGTTTGAGCCCCGTTACATCTTCCGCGCAGGCCGACTCGACTAGTGAGCTATTACGCTTTCTTTAAAGGGTGGCTGCTTCTAAGCCAACCTCCTAGCTGTCTAAGCCTTCCCACATCGTTTCCCACTTAACCATGACTTTGGGACCTTAGCTGACGGTCTGGGTTGTTTCCCTTTTCACGACGGACGTTAGCACCCGCCGTGTGTCTCCCACGCTCGGCACTTCCAGGTATTCGGAGTTTGCATCGGTTTGGTAAGTCGGGATGACCCCCTAGCCGAAACAGTGCTCTACCCCCTGGAGTGATACGTGAGGCGCTACCTAAATAGCTTTCGAGGAGAACCAGCTATCTCCGAGCTTGATTAGCCTTTCACTCCGATCCACAGGTCATCCGCTAACTTTTCAACGGTAGTCGGTTCGGTCCTCCAGTCAGTGTTACCTAACCTTCAACCTGCCCATGGATAGATCGCCCGGTTTCGGGTCTATACCCAGCGACTGATCGCCCTATTAAGACTCGCTTTCGCTACGCCTCCCCTATACGGTTAAGCTTGCCACTGAATATAAGTCGCTGACCCATTATACAAAAGGTACGCAGTCACCTAACAAAGTAGGCTCCCACTGCTTGTACGCATACGGTTTCAGGTTCTATTTCACTCCGCTCTCCGCGGTTCTTTTCGCCTTTCCCTCACGGTACTGGTTCACTATCGGTCAGTCAGTAGTATTTAGCCTTGGAGGATGGTCCCCCCATGTTCAGACAAGGTTTCTCGTGCCCCGTCCTACTCGATTTCATGGCCAAGAGATTTTCGCGTACGGGGCTATCACCCACTATGGCCGCACTTTCCAGAGCGTTCCGCTAATCTCAAAGCCACTTAAGGGCTGGTCCCCGTTCGCTCGCCACTACTAAGGGAATCTCGGTTGATTTCTATTCCTCAGGGTACTTAGATGTTTCAGTTCCCCTGGTTCGCCTCCTGCACCTATGTATTCAGTGCAGGATACTCAGCTTATGCTGAGTGGGTTCCCCCATTCAGAGATCTCCGGATCACAGTCTGTTTGCCGACTCCCCGAAGCTTATCGCAGGCTACCACGTCTTTCATCGCCTCTGACTGCCAAGGCATCCACCGTA
The Pseudomonas sp. DTU_2021_1001937_2_SI_NGA_ILE_001 DNA segment above includes these coding regions:
- a CDS encoding TonB-dependent siderophore receptor; this encodes MYIPSPCDAPRPVRSALGMAIQAALLCSTLGVTLLPLSVHAQPEAASAIRSYSVPAAPLGEALNQFARQAGITLSTTPTQTAGKQSADLQGSYSTDQALQRLLQGTGLQAVSADGSHYVLSQLQADALSLPATDIRGFTLGNALGSAAGYSATHSQVATKTSTSLLETSQSVSVVTREQMDDQGSQNVAEAMRYTPGVLTNPYGATHRYDYVALRGFNDGSVDNIYLDGLKSMGDSGTYSTMQVDPYFLERIDVLKGPSSVLYGRSSPGGLVALTSKKPLYEDYHQIQATVGTQGQRGLGFDFSGPLDDDKRIAYRLVGLTDRSDTQFDHVEEKRYALAPSLSIDFSEDTSLTLQAYLQHDPEGGYHGGVPADGALHPRNGQRISEHFFDGEPGVDRYRRDQQSFGYQFEHRFNDVFTARQNFRYLDSDVDNRQVYAYGYTSPTSNELNRYYSSGREKLHSFIVDNMLQAEFFTGTAKHTALFGADYQRRKTVVDWTSGAASPLDAFNPVYGNSEISYYSPTRYLRRLEQTGVYAQDLVELDSWRFSLGLRQDWVKSSEENRLAEASRPLGTQREDDRTKLTGRVGVLYLFDNGIAPYLSYSESFNPNSYADADGNPLAPTDGKQWEAGIKYQPPGTDNLFTASVFRIDQENLASKLPQENFYRPVGAVRSQGVELEAHMQLSERFKLLGSYSFTDIEYSKSMISTLSSPGNVIENKGNSPTQAPRHMASLWGDYRFDQGALDGLRVGAGVRYVGYSWVDAENTMKVPSYTLFDASLGYDLGKVGLKGVDVRLNANNLTNESYIASCASLSYCYMGEERNVSATVSYEF